Proteins encoded together in one Etheostoma cragini isolate CJK2018 chromosome 11, CSU_Ecrag_1.0, whole genome shotgun sequence window:
- the f5 gene encoding coagulation factor V isoform X5, which translates to MRLCVRAAGAWRLLPVLVLLTVLHVKADPQQPKERHYYIAAVEIDWDYAGNDTHRSGPTYKKVVFREYDDKDFRQPKPHPSWLGLLGPTLRAQEGETIVVTFRNLATAPHSIHPHGIAYGKQSEGANYFDNTSQKEKEDDIVRPNSQHVYYWEVTKEVSPQPSDPSCLTYTYISHKNVVEDYNSGLIGALLICKPGTLDESGKQVGVYHEYVFLFGVFDENESKYKPKGHANHVKYTINGYTMGSLPDVSMCAYASVSLHLVGMSSEPEVFSVHMNGQVLQQTGHKVSSVGLISGSSATASMVALHTGRWLLSSHTIKHMEAGMHGFVDVKKCDNFQAPQRKMTIEQKRQSREWTYYIAAEEIIWDYAPNMPEHIDEDFTLQYLRQSPTRIGGKYKKAVYTLFNNESFTERLESKQRKNELGILGPVIKAQIRDVIKIVFKNMASRPYSIYPHGLTIEKSDEGVNYPAGGNQSHGVQPGETHTYIWRVVDEDQPLEGDSRCLTRLYHSAVDTPRDIASGLIGQILICKSRSLNIRGVQLKADKEQHAMLAVFDENKSWYLDENIRQYCDRSKVNKADPDFYKSNVMHSINGYVFESGPLLGFCNGEIATWHVSSIGAQDYIQTATFYGHTFEVNGRTEDFLSLYPMTGETITMNMDNIGVWLMASLNSHETTKAMRVKFQDVECFRDNLYEYSDESMDFNAWNPKSKDEIKKDEEKPKTVIVTPAEPDIYTDLFADELGLRSMKNQSRASSLEQLDLSFLDYDAVDVPDRDPNITLNSKEMKKKSETSIPKPSTLNETLISNREEVDELNHTAVNLLNKSMSENTTHVQNSSVPSAFDNSLVYKTENTTLLYSPNKLLNNDSITTESSAFVSNLINVSVSGNTTVHIATVLSMVQNVSAEITNHTAVLKETTNLSAALRGDSSSILDTEKVHVTLTGDNLTSVGMVLAEDFEERLTRGDVFSYSVPQSNSSLNNLHSTPEKNATSMPHSLKKEDENNTAANQVNVSADGTNSPLSIPKAHVEEVNIISIERSNLTISELEVEATDNKTSDNDSLITTAEPFISMANVEEVKIISIEKSNLAISDLEVEATDNTTSYNDSLITPAKPSIPMADVVKVSISSTERSNLTILDLEVEATDNTTSDNDSLITTAKPSIPMADVVKVSISSTERSNLTILDLEVEATDNTTSDNDSLITTAEPSTPMADVVKVSISSTERSNLTIFELEVDSDNDSLVTTVDPEYGLQMNSTESVPISANSSLKDVTQVLLGTGPLQNMTEKTLRSNLSKEISSEIWENVTALPGELNHTAPAERLSNETELYVWSDAVRKNNSGGAVDSIEEVLIYLTENKTHVMKTTNVKMQEHNWTYEETHQMELMEIPDYMMKYFGKETPKTTPPPKKTKKVNLRQRPQKGQGMKTKRRKEYKPQAVSGLPFSPRGFNPGVTPRGARPLLTQPLSDEEELINKPVVIGVPRPDFSDYELYVPGDDPDHLGLEENVKADEYEYVTYKDPYKGDEDIKNLNLDDTTKYYLKLSGPNVKTYFLSAEEVEWDYAGYGQRRQDESQPNSRETKFTKVVFRGYMDSSFSTPDVRGEIDEHLGILGPVIKAEVGQSIMVVFRNKANRPYSLHPNGVSYTKQTEGLSYEDGSKYWYKYDNEVQPNTTFTYLWKVNSMVGPMADESHCRTWAYYSGVNPERDIHSGLIGPLLVCREGTLNRESTDMREFTLLFMTFDESQSWYYKENHEMMQRKSRRRFMETNSNENLKFHSINGITYNLKGLRMYTKQLVCWYLINMGSPKDFQSVHFHGQTFLHKKTTSYRQAVYPLLPGSFATLEMFPSKPGLWQLETEVGFNQQKGMQTLFLVLDNECYRPLGLESGSVKDSQITAINTRGNWKPHLARLNNPGKFNAWSTEQNKSWIQVDFQRPVVISQVATQGAKQMFLSQYVVKYSISYSTDRQKWIFYKGDSRDLRKVFPGNQDAHTEKKNILFPPVVGRFIRLHPINWYGKATVRMELFGCELDGCSVPLGMESRLIKDHQITASSTASSWYSGPWKPSLARLNTQGTINAWQAKHGDMNQWLQVELPTIKKITGIMTQGAKSLGKEMYVMSYALQYSNNGIHWNQYTDDESVPFKTFLGNTSNNDPVKNYIYPPIFSRFIRIIPISWMNSITMRIELLGCDFE; encoded by the exons ATGAGGCTCTGTGTCCGGGCTGCTGGAGCTTGGCGTCTCCTGCCTGTCCTGGTTCTTCTGACTGTCCTCCATGTCAAAGCAGACCCGCAGCAACCCAAAGAGAGACACTATTACATCGCTGCTGTTGAGATAGACTGGGACTACGCTGGCAATGACACACACAG GTCTGGGCCCACCTATAAGAAAGTGGTCTTTCGGGAGTATGACGACAAAGACTTCAGACAGCCCAAGCCTCATCCCTCCTGGTTAG GTCTGCTTGGACCCACGCTGAGGGCTCAGGAGGGCGAGACGATTGTCGTCACTTTCAGAAACCTGGCCACAGCCCCGCACAGCATCCACCCACACGGCATCGCTTACGGGAAACAGTCAGAGG GAGCAAACTACTTTGACAACACGTcccagaaagagaaagaggacgACATAGTGCGGCCGAACAGTCAACACGTTTACTACTGGGAGGTGACGAAAGAGGTTTCTCCACAGCCAAGCGACCCTTCCTGTCTCACCTACACCTACATCTCCCACAAAAATGTTGTCGAGGACTACAACTCAGGCCTCATTGGTGCTTTACTCATCTGCAAGCCCG GCACGCTGGATGAGTCGGGGAAGCAGGTCGGCGTCTACCATGAGTATGTCTTCCTCTTTGGGGTTTTTGACGAGAATGAGAGCAAGTACAAACCAAAAGGCCATGCCAACCATGTGAAATACACCATCAATGGATACACGATGGGATCGCTACCTG ATGTCAGTATGTGTGCCTACGCCTCTGTGAGCCTGCATCTGGTTGGTATGAGCTCAGAGCCCGAGGTGTTCTCGGTGCATATGAACGGGCAGGTGCTGCAGCAGACCGGCCACAAAGTGTCATCAGTGGGGCTGATCAGCGGCTCCTCGGCCACTGCCAGCATGGTGGCTCTGCACACGGGCCGCTGGCTACTCTCCTCACACACCATCAAGCACATGGAAG CTGGCATGCATGGTTTCGTGGATGTGAAAAAGTGTGACAACTTCCAAGCACCCCAGCGAAAGATGACCATTGAACAAAAACGCCAAAGCAGGGAGTGGACGTACTACATAGCTGCAGAGGAAATCATCTGGGACTATGCACCTAATATGCCCGAACACATCGACGA GGACTTCACGTTGCAGTACCTGAGACAGTCACCAACACGCATAGGTGGGAAGTACAAGAAGGCAGTGTACACGCTGTTCAATAATGAGTCATTCACTGAAAGGTTAGAGTCCAAGCAAAGGAAAAATGAGCTTGGGATCTTGGGCCCAGTGATCAAAGCGCAAATCCGAGATGTCATCAAG attgtttttaagAACATGGCCTCCAGGCCCTACAGCATCTATCCACATGGGCTCACAATAGAGAAGTCAGACGAGGGAGTAAACTACCCAGCAGGAG GCAACCAGTCTCATGGTGTTCAGCCAGGTGAGACACACACCTACATATGGAGAGTGGTCGACGAGGACCAGCCTCTCGAAGGAGACTCTCGATGTCTGACACGACTGTACCACAGTGCAGTGGACACACCGCGAGACATTGCCTCAGGGCTGATAGGGCAAATCCTTATCTGCAAGAGTCGGTCCCTCAATATCAGGGGGGTGCAG CTGAAAGCAGACAAGGAGCAGCATGCTATGTTGGCTGTATTTGATGAGAACAAGAGCTGGTATCTGGATGAAAACATTCGCCAATATTGCGATCGATCCAAAGTCAACAAGGCAGACCCGGACTTTTATAAGTCCAATGTCATGCACT CAATTAACGGTTATGTGTTTGAGAGCGGCCCGCTCTTGGGCTTCTGCAATGGCGAGATTGCAACATGGCACGTGTCCAGCATTGGAGCACAGGACTACATCCAGACAGCTACTTTCTACGGCCACACATTTGAGGTGAATGGGCGGACAGAAGACTTCCTCAGCCTCTACCCTATGACTGGAGAGACCATCACTATGAACATGGACAACATTG GTGTCTGGCTCATGGCTTCCCTAAATTCCCATGAGACAACCAAAGCAATGCGTGTAAAGTTTCAGGATGTTGAGTGCTTTCGTGACAACCTGTATGAGTACAGTGACGAATCAATGGACTTTAATGCGTGGAACCCTAAGAGCAAGGATGAAATAAAGAAGGACGAGGAAAAGCCCAAAACTGTGATAGTAACACCAGCTGAGCCAGACATTTACACAGACTTGTTTGCAGATGAATTAGGTCTCAGGTCTATGAAGAACCAATCAAGGGCCTCGAGTCTGGAGCAGCTAGACCTGTCTTTTCTCGACTATGATGCTGTTGATGTTCCCGACAGAGATCCGAATATCACCCTTAATTCCaaggagatgaagaaaaaaagtgagacCTCTATTCCAAAGCCAAGTACACTAAATGAGACATTGATTTCAAATAGGGAAGAGGTGGATGAACTGAACCATACAGCGGTTAATTTGCTAAACAAAAGCATGAGCGAGAATACAACACATGTGCAGAACAGTAGTGTGCCATCAGCTTTTGACAATTCATTGGTTTATAAAACAGAGAACACAACCCTGTTATATAGCCCAAATAAATTACTAAATAATGACAGCATAACTACAGAAAGCAGTGCTTTTGTATCAAATCTCATTAATGTTTCAGTGTCTGGAAACACAACCGTTCACATTGCTACGGTTTTATCAATGGTTCAAAATGTATCCGCAGAGATTACCAATCATACTGCAGTATTAAAAGAAACTACCAAtcttagtgcagctttaagagGAGATTCAAGTTCCATCTTGGACACTGAAAAAGTGCACGTAACCCTGACTGGTGATAACCTGACTTCCGTAGGCATGGTCTTGGCAGAGGATTTTGAGGAGAGACTCACCAGAGGGGATGTGTTTTCCTACTCTGTGCCTCAGTCCAATTCCAGCCTAAACAATCTCCACAGTACACCAGAGAAAAACGCCACCTCTATGccacacagtttaaaaaaggaagatgagaATAACACAGCAGCTAATCAGGTTAACGTGTCAGCAGACGGCACAAACTCTCCATTGTCTATTCCAAAGGCCCACGTTGAAGAGGTTAACATCATTAGCATAGAGAGAAGCAACTTGACCATCTCAGAGTTAGAGGTGGAGGCTACAGACAACAAAACCAGTGACAATGACTCCCTGATTACCACCGCCGAGCCGTTTATTTCTATGGCTAATGTTGAAGAAGTTAAAATCATCAGCATAGAAAAAAGCAACTTGGCCATCTCAGATTTAGAAGTGGAGGCCACAGACAACACAACCAGTTATAATGACTCCCTAATCACCCCAGCAAAGCCATCTATTCCGATGGCTGACGTTGTAAAGGTTAGCATCAGCAGCACAGAAAGAAGCAACTTGACTATCTTAGATTTAGAAGTGGAGGCCACAGACAACACAACCAGTGATAATGACTCCCTAATCACCACAGCAAAGCCATCTATTCCGATGGCTGATGTTGTAAAGGTTAGCATCAGCAGCACAGAAAGAAGCAACTTGACTATCTTAGATTTAGAAGTGGAGGCCACAGACAACACAACCAGTGATAATGACTCCCTAATCACCACAGCAGAACCATCTACTCCAATGGCTGATGTTGTAAAG GTTAGCATCAGCAGCACAGAGAGAAGCAACTTGACTATCTTTGAGTTGGAGGTGGACAGTGACAATGACTCCCTGGTGACCACAGTAGATCCTGAGTATGGACTTCAAATGAATTCCACTGAAAGTGTACCTATTTCAGCCAATTCCAGCCTTAAAGATGTAACACAGGTATTGCTTGGAACTGGACCCTTACAGAATAtgacagaaaaaacattaagatCAAATTTATCAAAAGAGATTAGTTCAGAGATTTGGGAGAATGTCACAGCACTTCCTGGTGAGTTGAACCACACAGCTCCTGCAGAACGTTTGTCCAATGAGACAGAGCTGTACGTCTGGAGCGATGCGGTGAGAAAGAACAACTCTGGGGGAGCCGTAGACAGCATTGAAGAAGTGCTAATCTAcctcacagaaaacaaaacgCACGTGATGAAAACCACCAACGTCAAAATGCAGGAGCACAACTGGACTTATGAGGAAACTCACCAAATGGAATTGATGGAGATCCCTGACTACATGATGAAATATTTCGGGAAAGAAACCCCTAAAACGACACCACCTCCAAAGAAGACCAAGAAGGTGAACCTCCGACAGAGGCCTCAGAAGGGCCAAGGcatgaaaacaaagaggaggaaggaatACAAGCCTCAGGCCGTGAGTGGATTACCATTCTCCCCCCGGGGGTTCAATCCAGGAGTGACCCCGCGTGGGGCACGACCACTTTTAACACAGCCCCTATCTGATGAGGAGGAGCTCATCAACAAGCCTGTGGTCATCGGTGTGCCCAGGCCTGATTTCAGTGACTACGAGCTGTATGTTCCTGGAGACGACCCAGATCATCTAGGGTTGGAGGAAAATGTAAAGGCAGATGAATATGAGTATGTGACATACAAAGATCCCTACAAGGGTGATGAGGACATCAAGAATCTTAACCTGGATGACACAACCAAATACTACTTAAAGTTATCTGGCCCTAATGTCAAGACTTATTTCCTCTCTGCAGAGGAGGTTGAGTGGGACTACGCTGGCTATGGACAGAG GAGGCAGGACGAGTCACaaccaaacagcagagaaaCTAAGTTCACCAAGGTGGTTTTCCGAGGTTACATGGACAGCAGCTTTAGCACACCTGACGTCCGTGGAGAGATTGATGAGCACCTCGGGATCCTGGGACCTGTCATCAAGGCCGAGGTTGGGCAAAGCATCATG GTGGTGTTCAGGAACAAAGCCAACCGTCCGTACTCCTTACATCCAAACGGGGTTTCCTATACCAAGCAGACAGAGGGTTTGTCCTATGAAGATGGCTCTAAGTACTGGTATAAATATGACAACGAGGTTCAACCCAATACCACCTTTACGTATTTATGGAAGGTCAATTCCATGGTTGGGCCAATGGCAGACGAGTCTCACTGTCGGACCTGGGCCTACTATTCAGGCGTTAATCCC GAAAGAGACATCCACTCTGGCTTGATTGGGCCTTTGCTGGTGTGTCGAGAGGGAACCCTGAATAGGGAGTCAACTGACATGAGGGAGTTCACGCTGCTTTTCATGACCTTCGATGAGTCGCAGAGCTGGTACTACAAGGAGAACCACGAGATGATGCAGAGGAAAAGCCGAAGGAGATTTATGGAGACCAACTCCAATGAGAACCTCAAGTTCCACT CCATTAATGGCATTACATACAACCTGAAGGGCCTGAGGATGTACACCAAGCAGCTGGTGTGCTGGTACCTGATCAACATGGGTTCTCCCAAAGACTTTCAGAGCGTCCACTTCCACGGACAGACGTTCCTCCACAAGAAGACCACCAGCTACAGACAGGCCGTCTACCCACTGCTGCCTG GGAGCTTTGCTACTCTGGAGATGTTTCCATCCAAACCGGGCCTGTGGCAGCTGGAGACGGAAGTTGGTTTCAACCAACAGAAGGGCATGCAGACCCTCTTTCTGGTTCTAGATAACG AGTGCTACCGTCCGCTGGGCTTGGAATCAGGCAGTGTGAAAGACAGCCAGATCACAGCGATCAACACTAGAG GAAACTGGAAGCCCCATCTTGCCAGATTGAACAATCCGGGTAAATTCAACGCATGGAGTACAGAGCAGAACAAGAGCTGGATTCAG GTGGACTTCCAACGGCCAGTTGTAATCAGCCAGGTGGCCACGCAGGGAGCCAAGCAGATGTTCCTTTCCCAATATGTGGTCAAGTACTCCATCTCCTACAGCACCGACCGCCAGAAGTGGATCTTCTACAAGGGCGACAGCAGGGACCTCAGGAAG GTATTCCCTGGGAACCAGGACGcccacacagaaaagaaaaacatcttattTCCTCCTGTGGTTGGACGCTTTATCAGGCTCCATCCCATCAACTGGTACGGCAAAGCCACAGTCCGCATGGAGCTCTTCGGCTGTGAGCTCGACG GTTGCTCTGTGCCTCTGGGGATGGAGAGCAGACTGATAAAAGACCATCAAATCACAGCCAGCTCCACAGCTTCCAGCTGGTACTCCGGACCCTGGAAACCCTCTCTCGCACGCCTCAACACACAGGGAACCATCAATGCATGGCAGGCTAAG CATGGGGACATGAACCAGTGGCTTCAGGTGGAGCTTCCCACAATTAAGAAGATCACAGGTATCATGACGCAAGGAGCCAAGTCTCTGGGGAAAGAGATGTACGTCATGTCCTACGCTCTACAGTACAGCAACAATGGGATCCACTGGAACCAGTACACAGATGATGAGAGCGTCCCTTTCAAG acttttttgggaaataccAGTAACAACGACCCCGTGAAAAACTACATCTACCCTCCTATTTTTTCCCGCTTCATCCGAATCATCCCAATAAGCTGGATGAACTCCATCACTATGAGAATAGAACTACTGGGCTGTGACTTTGAGTG